One Staphylococcus ratti DNA segment encodes these proteins:
- a CDS encoding Lmo0850 family protein yields the protein MAKQNERIQNVVHMLSSIGVKVKKTKSRLDIMRSLPNAKPATEKLK from the coding sequence ATGGCAAAACAGAATGAACGAATTCAAAATGTGGTCCATATGTTATCATCAATTGGGGTTAAAGTTAAAAAAACAAAATCACGATTGGATATTATGCGATCATTACCCAATGCAAAACCTGCAACAGAGAAACTTAAATAA